A window of Prolixibacter sp. SD074 contains these coding sequences:
- a CDS encoding DMT family transporter, with translation MKKTAIIAGLLSGFLFGVATPFSKLLLAHLNSFQLAGLLYLGAGIAMIPSIMKTGGQIKLLFSKSNLVRTSGIILFGGLLGPLLLLVGLRAANAASVSIWLNMELVATAVLGVLFFKDSLDKFTWIGVILTVFAGVATSFGEGVSGLTSALLITAACFCWGIDNHLTALTDGATPQAVTFVKGLMAGIVNLAIGVSISASSIAFNIVAAALIVGGFSYGFSIVLYVISAQNIGATRGQILFATAPLWGVILSYIFFQDSFHWTHVISLLLLILAVVVINMISHKHQHTHEMLEHIHYHKHNDEHHDHSHDDESINPAKGHSHMHTHQSLTHTHPHYPDLHHRHKHE, from the coding sequence GTGAAAAAGACGGCAATAATAGCAGGATTACTTTCGGGGTTCCTATTTGGGGTTGCAACGCCATTTAGTAAACTACTTTTGGCCCATTTAAACTCTTTTCAGTTAGCTGGTTTGTTGTACCTGGGTGCAGGAATTGCAATGATTCCATCGATAATGAAAACGGGGGGCCAGATTAAACTGCTTTTCAGTAAAAGTAATTTAGTAAGAACATCCGGGATTATATTGTTCGGCGGATTGTTGGGCCCATTATTATTATTGGTTGGTTTGCGGGCAGCCAATGCGGCCTCTGTTTCAATTTGGTTAAATATGGAACTTGTTGCTACGGCTGTTTTAGGTGTTCTGTTTTTTAAGGACAGCCTTGATAAATTTACGTGGATAGGAGTGATTCTAACGGTTTTTGCCGGAGTTGCAACATCATTTGGCGAAGGTGTAAGCGGACTAACTTCAGCTTTATTAATAACAGCTGCTTGTTTTTGTTGGGGGATCGATAACCACCTTACGGCACTAACCGATGGAGCTACCCCTCAGGCGGTAACTTTTGTTAAAGGATTAATGGCAGGCATTGTCAACCTGGCAATCGGCGTTTCAATATCTGCGTCTTCTATTGCATTTAATATTGTTGCCGCAGCGCTGATTGTCGGCGGTTTTTCTTATGGATTTAGTATTGTACTTTATGTGATCTCAGCACAAAACATTGGTGCAACAAGGGGGCAAATATTATTCGCGACAGCACCTTTATGGGGCGTGATTTTATCATATATCTTTTTTCAGGATAGTTTTCACTGGACACATGTAATTTCCCTTTTGCTTTTAATTCTTGCCGTTGTTGTGATCAATATGATTTCACACAAACATCAACACACACATGAGATGCTTGAACATATCCATTATCATAAACATAACGACGAACACCACGACCATAGCCATGACGATGAGAGCATAAATCCGGCGAAAGGACATTCTCATATGCATACTCATCAATCTTTAACGCACACCCATCCGCATTATCCGGATTTGCATCATAGGCATAAACATGAATAA
- a CDS encoding RagB/SusD family nutrient uptake outer membrane protein has translation MKNNTFKILIFSFFGIITFSCNNELDFAPYNQKPPVQFFQNADDAQKAVNACYGGLTGWDFFDPSTFGVSEMASGNTVKGGAASDQVVVYQFSNFTSTSTHINIGNNWRGRYNVINFCNQAITNIPNIDMDEATKKSLIAEAKFIRAWLYFDLAKTFGEVVIYDGIPEDGNYNLPKSSFADVYKFIESDLEYTIANGRTAAWDINNKGRVTSWAGLALLAKVKMYEASGANFTDDGQAINGRSWADVKATTDAVISSNFYRLFTDRGDSSFFYLFRLPYENCDESIFEMQNGSVNISYYGTNHSSACQYQWATTLNGWGFNAPSDKLITDWAARTDDTIRFRQSVAFQGLILPDGDIVDPNGVFQAGTGSVAANPNATGNARCRFNFKAYESRLDDKGFGGWQRLIEQNLRLFRYADVILIDAEAEFNLGNLQEAVNSINLVRARVKETPLTTANITLQKIWDERRFELAFENDYFFDLVRTGQAKTVLGPNGFQYPKDNFYPIPQTQIDLSAGVLKQNKNWE, from the coding sequence ATGAAAAATAATACATTTAAAATACTCATTTTTTCCTTTTTCGGAATCATTACATTTTCTTGTAATAATGAACTTGATTTTGCACCATACAACCAAAAACCGCCAGTTCAATTTTTTCAAAATGCAGACGATGCACAAAAAGCGGTAAATGCTTGTTATGGCGGCTTAACTGGGTGGGATTTTTTTGATCCTTCTACTTTTGGCGTTTCCGAAATGGCTTCCGGGAATACGGTTAAAGGCGGTGCCGCCAGTGACCAGGTTGTCGTATATCAATTTTCAAATTTCACAAGCACCTCTACCCATATAAACATTGGAAATAATTGGAGGGGGAGATACAATGTAATTAATTTTTGTAACCAGGCTATTACCAATATCCCCAATATTGATATGGATGAAGCAACTAAAAAATCTTTAATAGCAGAAGCTAAATTTATCAGGGCATGGTTGTATTTTGATTTGGCTAAAACATTTGGTGAAGTAGTTATTTATGATGGTATTCCCGAAGACGGGAACTATAATTTACCTAAATCATCTTTCGCAGATGTTTATAAATTTATTGAAAGCGATTTGGAATATACTATTGCTAATGGCAGAACAGCAGCTTGGGACATCAACAATAAAGGACGGGTTACATCTTGGGCAGGGTTGGCGCTTTTAGCAAAAGTAAAAATGTACGAAGCGAGCGGAGCCAATTTCACAGATGATGGACAAGCTATTAACGGAAGGTCCTGGGCCGATGTAAAAGCAACTACCGATGCTGTAATTAGCAGTAACTTTTATCGCCTGTTTACTGATAGAGGCGATAGTAGCTTCTTCTACTTGTTCAGGCTTCCATACGAAAATTGTGATGAGTCAATATTTGAGATGCAAAACGGGAGCGTCAATATCAGCTATTATGGGACCAACCATAGTTCTGCATGCCAGTACCAGTGGGCCACAACATTGAATGGATGGGGCTTTAACGCGCCAAGTGATAAACTAATTACAGATTGGGCCGCCCGAACAGATGATACCATCCGGTTCAGGCAATCCGTAGCTTTCCAGGGATTGATTTTACCCGATGGTGATATCGTTGATCCCAACGGGGTATTTCAGGCGGGAACCGGTTCAGTTGCCGCTAACCCAAATGCAACAGGAAATGCTAGGTGCCGGTTTAATTTTAAGGCGTATGAGTCAAGGCTTGATGACAAAGGTTTTGGTGGTTGGCAACGGTTAATTGAGCAAAACCTGAGATTATTCAGATATGCCGATGTGATACTTATTGATGCAGAAGCTGAATTTAATCTGGGGAATTTACAAGAGGCCGTAAATTCTATTAATTTAGTTCGGGCACGCGTGAAAGAAACACCGCTAACTACGGCCAATATTACCTTACAAAAGATCTGGGATGAACGTCGTTTCGAATTGGCATTCGAGAATGATTATTTCTTTGATCTGGTGCGTACCGGGCAGGCAAAAACCGTTTTGGGACCAAATGGATTTCAGTACCCAAAAGATAATTTCTATCCAATTCCACAGACACAAATTGATCTGTCTGCCGGAGTTTTAAAACAAAATAAGAACTGGGAATAA
- a CDS encoding heavy-metal-associated domain-containing protein, protein MKKAVVTLIFGILMIGAQSLFADNAQKTDTFKVYGKCGSCKARIEGAAKSVNGVAKADWNMKTEMLAVTYNPSKTNEKSISKAIAKVGHDTQFDKASDSVYAGLPGCCKYDRAMYPDKKK, encoded by the coding sequence ATGAAAAAAGCAGTAGTAACGTTGATTTTTGGAATTTTAATGATTGGTGCGCAGTCTTTGTTTGCCGACAACGCGCAGAAAACCGACACGTTTAAAGTATACGGGAAATGTGGTTCCTGTAAGGCACGCATCGAAGGCGCTGCGAAGAGTGTTAATGGAGTAGCCAAAGCCGATTGGAACATGAAAACGGAGATGCTGGCGGTGACATACAATCCTTCGAAAACCAATGAGAAGAGCATTAGTAAAGCGATTGCCAAAGTGGGGCACGATACCCAGTTCGATAAGGCATCCGATTCGGTTTACGCCGGACTTCCCGGTTGCTGCAAATACGATCGGGCTATGTATCCTGATAAGAAAAAATAA
- a CDS encoding LacI family DNA-binding transcriptional regulator, whose protein sequence is MTKQKVNITDIADKTGLSVTTVSRVLSGKAEKYRIGEKSQKKIREAAKELNYIPNHFAANLRSGRSETIALIVPSLNNPFFAGIASEINAEVRKFGYITIIGDSDENLEIEKTELQQMMARNIEGLVIVPCGNQSDHIKSLYDQGLPIVCIDRYFEDLDMPYVSTDNYDGAFSATKHLIENGHKTIACIQGVEESTPNRLRVKGFIDAMQESGLNSFNVVGDDFTIQNGYLETKLLLQQREKPTAIFTLSNMIALGCMNALLEENVRIPDEISLITFDDHPYLDYLSTPLSCIAQPVSSISKIAIKLLLSKLNNKDIKTDQILLKPSMKLKKSVKRIN, encoded by the coding sequence ATGACTAAACAAAAAGTAAATATTACAGACATTGCTGACAAGACAGGACTCTCTGTTACAACTGTTTCAAGAGTATTAAGTGGTAAAGCTGAAAAATACAGAATTGGAGAAAAATCTCAGAAAAAGATACGAGAAGCGGCAAAAGAGTTAAATTATATACCAAATCATTTTGCTGCAAATTTGAGGTCTGGTCGTAGTGAAACGATTGCCTTAATAGTACCTTCTCTAAATAATCCATTCTTCGCTGGGATTGCCAGTGAAATAAATGCAGAGGTGCGAAAGTTCGGTTACATCACGATTATTGGCGATAGTGATGAAAATCTGGAAATCGAAAAAACCGAATTGCAGCAGATGATGGCAAGAAATATTGAAGGATTAGTGATTGTACCTTGTGGTAATCAGTCGGATCATATTAAATCATTATATGATCAAGGACTTCCAATTGTCTGTATTGACAGGTATTTTGAAGACCTTGATATGCCATACGTTTCTACTGATAATTACGATGGTGCTTTCTCCGCAACTAAACACCTGATAGAGAATGGTCATAAAACGATTGCTTGTATTCAAGGTGTTGAAGAATCTACCCCAAATAGACTCAGGGTCAAGGGATTTATTGATGCCATGCAGGAATCTGGTTTGAATAGCTTTAATGTTGTTGGTGATGATTTCACAATTCAAAACGGTTATCTGGAAACTAAACTCTTACTCCAGCAAAGAGAAAAACCAACTGCGATATTCACGCTGAGTAATATGATTGCATTGGGATGTATGAATGCATTGTTGGAAGAAAATGTTCGTATTCCGGATGAGATTTCATTAATAACATTTGATGATCACCCTTATCTTGATTATTTATCTACGCCGCTTTCATGTATTGCCCAACCAGTTAGTAGTATCAGTAAAATTGCGATAAAATTACTCTTGTCAAAACTCAACAATAAGGATATTAAGACCGACCAGATTCTCCTTAAACCCAGTATGAAATTAAAAAAGTCTGTTAAAAGGATTAATTAA
- a CDS encoding TonB-dependent receptor, producing MNKNQTNTGAISRLVGIPLALQKILWLLHFNAFILILILVPVISSAQQEGRVTGKVTDSSGAPLPGVTIVVKGTTHGTITDSDGKYSIADLPDKTTLVFSFVGMKSQEIKVGNQTIIDVTLVDKSVGIEEVVAIGYGSSRKKDLVGSVASVEADKINSQTVQNVTQALQGKVAGLQITNNGTPGSSPQVRLRGLGTVTDGSGPLYVVDEVIVPNISFLAPGDIENVTVLKDASSAAIYGVRAAGGVILITTKKGTDSKPTISFNSYVGIKKAANIVDIANGPEYIQMYNEALQYRGLTSGQLDPSKYSSHNYYDDILNNNIVTNSQDLTILGGTSSAKYSIGFSHLKDDGLIKDDHYSRIGFRAKYDVSINDKLRVGFSTILSSAKSNPQANSMASVQRVLPIFQPKDANGNWTDPTSIKNVINLAAAHYYDKNSFQTALNAILNGYAELDLLKNLTLKSSISLNPGEVNYIKYSPLYKVSVYQSQQQNILTKTRGQNLNINWDNTVTYSMTIAEDHHLKLLGGMSYQEQQINNLNATASGLQNLPEISSSYLFLSYPGRTDKYTTTSSDGGDKTVANSYFGRINYDYKGKYLFNATLRNDISTKFPKNNRSALFPSVGGAWIVSSEEFMKKSKIDFLKVRASWGLIGNGIIPSNIYVPTLFTDNYGAVIFGPNQNNGTTADVSPIATINQLANPNLKWETVSEFDAGVDVRLIQNRLSVTADYYSRDTKDAIFPISALPSTGLNTSGVWGNNATINNSGLEITLGWADHKRDFSYSLNGNFSYNQNKVTALSAASAAGIYGKASGYSATYTYSTLGHPVGEIYGLQAIGVFQNTAQIASTPHVSGALPGDLIFEDLNKDGIIDDRDRTFLGNPNPPFFYGFDASLGYKGFDLAIAIQGVAGNKLVNAVDIERFGGENYTKRFFDNRWHGEGTSNTFPSAVLANTTQNSSFFVESGSYLRLKNIQLGYTFNAKILSKMGIKKLRLYVSGENIHTFTKYSGTSPEVTGGPIFGGVNYSTYPLSTVYSFGLNLNF from the coding sequence ATGAATAAAAATCAAACTAACACGGGAGCAATAAGCCGCTTGGTTGGGATACCTTTGGCTTTGCAGAAAATTTTGTGGCTCCTGCATTTTAACGCTTTCATTTTAATTTTGATTCTTGTCCCAGTGATTTCATCCGCTCAACAAGAGGGAAGGGTAACAGGAAAGGTCACCGATTCGTCAGGAGCACCGCTGCCTGGTGTGACAATTGTGGTTAAAGGTACTACGCATGGTACGATCACTGATTCCGATGGCAAATATTCTATTGCTGATTTACCTGACAAAACGACATTGGTTTTTTCATTTGTAGGGATGAAATCTCAGGAAATTAAAGTCGGAAATCAAACAATTATTGATGTGACGCTTGTTGATAAGTCTGTTGGTATTGAGGAGGTCGTAGCAATTGGTTATGGATCTTCGAGAAAAAAAGATTTAGTTGGGTCTGTTGCTTCTGTAGAAGCCGACAAAATTAACAGTCAGACAGTGCAAAATGTTACACAGGCATTGCAGGGAAAAGTGGCCGGGCTTCAAATAACCAACAATGGAACCCCGGGCAGCAGTCCTCAGGTTCGGCTTAGAGGCTTGGGTACTGTAACTGATGGCTCAGGTCCGTTATATGTGGTAGATGAAGTAATTGTACCAAATATCTCGTTCTTGGCGCCCGGCGATATCGAAAATGTGACCGTTTTGAAAGATGCATCCTCCGCTGCTATTTATGGTGTTCGCGCCGCTGGTGGCGTAATTTTAATTACAACTAAAAAAGGCACTGATTCCAAACCTACTATCTCATTTAATTCTTATGTCGGTATAAAAAAGGCCGCCAATATAGTTGACATAGCTAACGGTCCGGAATACATTCAAATGTATAATGAAGCGCTTCAGTACCGGGGACTTACTTCCGGTCAATTGGATCCTTCAAAGTATTCTTCCCATAATTACTATGATGACATTCTTAATAATAACATTGTGACCAATTCGCAGGACCTGACCATTTTGGGAGGTACAAGCTCCGCAAAATACAGTATTGGATTTAGTCATTTGAAGGATGACGGTTTAATAAAAGACGATCATTATTCCAGAATCGGATTCAGGGCAAAATATGATGTTTCGATCAATGACAAACTCAGGGTTGGATTTTCAACAATATTATCTTCTGCTAAATCGAACCCGCAAGCTAATTCCATGGCTTCAGTACAAAGGGTATTACCTATTTTTCAACCAAAGGATGCAAATGGAAACTGGACTGACCCGACCTCCATTAAAAATGTCATAAATTTAGCTGCAGCACATTACTACGACAAAAATTCTTTTCAAACAGCGCTCAATGCTATTTTAAACGGATATGCAGAACTCGATCTTTTAAAAAACTTAACCTTAAAAAGCAGTATTTCTTTAAATCCCGGAGAAGTAAATTATATTAAATATTCTCCTCTTTATAAAGTTTCTGTTTATCAATCACAGCAACAAAATATTCTTACCAAAACCCGGGGCCAAAATTTAAATATCAACTGGGATAATACAGTAACCTATTCCATGACAATTGCCGAAGATCATCATTTGAAACTATTGGGTGGTATGTCTTATCAGGAGCAACAAATCAACAACCTTAATGCAACTGCCAGCGGACTTCAGAATTTGCCCGAAATTAGTTCCAGTTATCTGTTTTTGAGCTATCCCGGAAGAACTGATAAATACACAACTACCAGTTCTGATGGGGGTGATAAGACAGTTGCCAACTCCTATTTTGGCCGTATTAACTATGACTATAAAGGCAAATATTTATTTAACGCCACTTTGAGGAATGATATTTCAACCAAATTTCCTAAAAATAACCGCAGCGCTTTATTCCCATCTGTAGGTGGTGCGTGGATAGTTTCTTCTGAGGAATTTATGAAAAAATCAAAAATTGATTTTTTGAAAGTCCGTGCCAGTTGGGGGTTAATAGGGAATGGAATAATTCCATCAAACATTTATGTACCGACACTCTTCACAGATAATTATGGGGCAGTTATTTTTGGACCGAATCAAAACAACGGTACCACTGCAGATGTTTCTCCCATTGCTACCATCAACCAATTGGCTAATCCAAATTTAAAATGGGAAACTGTAAGCGAATTTGATGCAGGTGTTGATGTGAGATTAATTCAAAACCGTCTTTCTGTAACGGCAGATTATTATAGTCGTGATACCAAGGATGCTATATTCCCAATCAGCGCCCTCCCCAGCACAGGGTTAAATACAAGCGGAGTTTGGGGAAACAATGCTACTATCAATAATTCCGGATTAGAAATTACATTAGGATGGGCTGACCATAAAAGAGATTTTAGTTATAGTTTAAATGGTAATTTTTCCTACAACCAAAATAAAGTAACAGCGCTTAGCGCTGCCAGTGCAGCCGGTATATATGGAAAAGCATCTGGTTATAGTGCTACTTATACTTATAGCACACTTGGCCATCCTGTTGGGGAAATATATGGACTTCAGGCTATTGGAGTTTTCCAAAATACTGCTCAAATAGCCAGTACACCACATGTTTCAGGCGCTCTTCCTGGAGATTTAATATTTGAAGACCTTAACAAAGATGGTATTATTGATGATAGGGACCGAACATTCTTGGGCAATCCTAATCCTCCATTCTTTTATGGATTTGATGCTTCTTTGGGATACAAAGGGTTTGATTTAGCAATTGCCATACAAGGCGTTGCCGGCAATAAATTAGTGAATGCCGTAGATATCGAGAGGTTCGGAGGCGAAAACTATACAAAACGTTTTTTTGATAACAGGTGGCATGGCGAGGGAACATCCAATACATTTCCGTCTGCCGTGTTAGCAAATACCACTCAAAATAGTTCGTTTTTTGTTGAGAGTGGCAGCTATCTCAGGTTAAAGAACATTCAACTTGGTTATACCTTTAATGCAAAAATTCTTTCTAAGATGGGCATCAAAAAACTGAGATTATATGTATCCGGTGAAAACATTCACACGTTCACGAAATATTCTGGTACTTCACCTGAAGTTACCGGAGGTCCTATATTTGGTGGTGTTAATTACTCAACATATCCTTTGTCTACCGTTTATAGTTTTGGTTTGAATCTAAACTTTTAA
- a CDS encoding SHOCT domain-containing protein produces MMHGFGNMYGMGFGMGWGWIIGLLFIIGLVWLLIRATGTHQPYHYPHSPAASQDGKSPVDILKERYARGEIDKEEFEQKKKDLQ; encoded by the coding sequence ATGATGCACGGATTTGGAAATATGTACGGAATGGGCTTTGGAATGGGTTGGGGCTGGATCATCGGCCTGCTGTTCATCATTGGCCTTGTTTGGCTGTTAATCCGGGCAACCGGAACGCATCAGCCCTATCATTATCCTCATTCTCCCGCTGCTTCACAGGATGGAAAATCACCGGTTGATATCCTGAAGGAGCGTTATGCACGTGGAGAAATCGATAAGGAGGAGTTTGAACAAAAAAAGAAAGACTTACAATAA